From a single Nicotiana tabacum cultivar K326 chromosome 8, ASM71507v2, whole genome shotgun sequence genomic region:
- the LOC107811873 gene encoding BEL1-like homeodomain protein 1: MYYQGTSDNIHQAADGNIQTLYLMNPNYIHQGYSNDTQQQQHQHQHHQQQIIRHAPLQQAQQHFVGVPLPAVSLHDQNHAQLIHRLWNQSGGGGGNGSHHQSQIIPSSTVVSATSCGGSTTDLASQLGFQRPIIMSPTQQQQQQQGGLSLSLSPQQQQISFNNISAQNQVGSNINRGLDGISSMVLGSKYLKAAQELLDEVVNVGKCIKGSELEKGELMNKESILPLASDVNTSNSGGESSSKQKNGVAELTTAQRQEFQMKKAKLVTMLEEVEQRYRQYHHQMQIIVSSFEQVAGIGSAKSYTQLALHAISKQFRCLKDAIVGQIKATSKSLGEEDQSLGEKIEGSRLKFVDHHLRQQRALQQLGMMQPNAWRPQRGLPERAVSVLRAWLFEHFLHPYPKDSDKIMLAKQTGLTRSQVSNWFINARVRLWKPMVEEMYLEEMKNNQEQNSSSEENKNKNESNKEKMVSKSSAPQESGTPTEIATSTISTPPTACGSSFQAAQAHNFSFLGSLNMENNTTTKKPRNHDMHNNSPSNILSSVDMAETKARDHQSKKGFNPLMDAAAVYTMGEFGRFNPHEQMAATNFHGNNGVSLTLGLPPNSENLSQQSYQNTIEFNRMSYENIDFQNKRFPSQILPDFVAGNLGT, from the exons ATGTACTATCAAGGAACCTCGGATAATATTCATCAAGCCGCTGATGGTAATATTCAGACACTTTATCTGATGAACCCTAACTATATTCATCAAGGGTACAGTAAtgacacacaacaacaacaacaccaacacCAACACCATCAGCAACAAATTATACGCCACGCGCCGCTGCAGCAGGCACAGCAGCACTTTGTCGGCGTCCCTCTTCCGGCAGTTAGTTTGCACGATCAGAATCATGCCCAGCTTATCCACCGTCTGTGGAACCaaagtggtggtggtggtggaaatGGAAGTCATCACCAATCCCAGATTATACCGTCATCCACGGTGGTTTCCGCCACCTCCTGTGGCGGCAGCACCACGGACTTGGCCTCTCAGTTGGGGTTCCAGAGGCCAATAATCATGTCGCcgacacaacaacaacaacaacaacaaggtgGTCTATCGCTAAGCCTTTCTCCTCAACAACAACAAATTAGTTTCAACAACATTTCAGCTCAGAATCAAGTTGGATCAAATATTAATAGAGGATTAGATGGAATTTCCAGCATGGTTTTAGGCTCTAAGTACCTGAAAGCTGCACAAGAGCTTCTAGATGAAGTTGTTAATGTTGGAAAATGTATCAAAGGAAGTGAATTGGAGAAGGGGGAATTAATGAATAAAGAATCAATACTGCCTTTGGCTAGTGATGTGAACACTAGTAATAGTGGAGGTGAAAGTAGCAGCAAGCAGAAAAATGGAGTTGCTGAACTTACAACTGCTCAAAGACAAGAATTTCAAATGAAGAAAGCCAAGCTTGTTACCATGCTTGAAGAG GTGGAGCAAAGGTACAGACAGTACCATCACCAAATGCAAATAATTGTATCATCATTCGAGCAAGTAGCAGGAATTGGATCTGCAAAATCATACACACAACTGGCTTTGCATGCAATTTCGAAGCAGTTCCGATGCTTAAAAGATGCTATTGTTGGACAAATAAAGGCCACGAGCAAGAGTTTGGGTGAAGAAGATCAAAGCTTAGGAGAGAAAATTGAAGGGTCACGACTTAAATTTGTAGACCATCATCTTAGGCAACAACGTGCACTTCAACAGCTAGGAATGATGCAACCAAATGCTTGGAGACCCCAAAGAGGTTTACCTGAAAGAGCTGTCTCTGTCCTTCGTGCTTGGCTtttcgagcattttcttcatcc TTATCCCAAGGATTCAGACAAAATCATGCTTGCGAAGCAAACCGGGCTAACAAGGAGCCAG GTCTCCAACTGGTTCATAAATGCTCGAGTTCGACTATGGAAGCCAATGGTGGAAGAAATGTACttggaagaaatgaagaataatCAAGAACAAAATAGCTCAtcagaagaaaacaaaaacaaaaatgaatccAACAAAGAGAAAATGGTCTCAAAATCAAGTGCTCCACAAGAAAGTGGTACTCCAACAGAAATTGCAACCTCAACTATTTCAACTCCTCCTACTGCATGTGGCTCATCATTTCAAGCAGCACAAGctcacaacttttcctttcttGGTTCATTAAACATGGAAAATAATACTACTACTAAAAAGCCAAGAAATCATGACATGCATAATAATTCTCCAAGTAATATTCTTTCATCGGTAGACATGGCCGAAACCAAAGCTAGAGATCATCAATCAAAAAAAGGGTTCAATCCTTTAATGGATGCAGCAGCAGTATATACAATGGGAGAATTTGGAAGGTTTAATCCGCATGAACAAATGGCAGCAACAAATTTTCATGGAAATAATGGTGTCTCTCTTACTTTAGGGCTTCCTCCTAATTCTGAAAACCTGAGCCAACAGAGTTACCAAAATACTATTGAGTTCAATAGAATGAGCTATGAGAACATTGATTTTCAGAATAAGCGGTTCCCTTCTCAAATATTACCAGATTTTGTTGCAGGTAATCTTGGAACATGA